In Thermanaerothrix sp., the DNA window TGCCTCACCGAGCGGCCCCGGGACGACATCCGATTCCTTCCCCTCATCCCCATCTTCCCGGCCTTCACCTTCATGTGCCGCCTGTGGTCCGCCTTCGCCATACTCTGGGAGATCGCGGCCCAGGGCCACCGGGACTCCTCCATGGCCCCCTGGTGGGTGCTAAGGCGAGGCAAGTTCTAGAAATTTTAACCACAAGAGGCTCCGGTTGGATGTAGAATTAAGAAGCATGATTAAACGATCTTCTAGCCGCGTCCCAAGCGGTGTTGGGGGAGGGTAGAGGTGCCTAAGGTCAAGGTCTCGGAGCTCAAAGATGGAATGGTGCTGGAGGAGGACCTTCTGGCCCCTAACGGCCGGTTCATCCTTCCCAAGGGGGCGGTCATAAGGGACTCCTACATAAAGACCCTTAAGGCCTGGGGGGTGGTGGAGGCGTCGGTGGCCCAGGAGGGCTCTATTCCTCCCGTTAAGAGGGAGGGATCCTCCTCCGACGCTGCCTTTATGGAGAGGGCCAGGGAGCTCTTGTCCCCATTCTTCCACTCCAAGGGGGCCATGGCTCCCCACATGGAGGAGCTTTTCCGGTGTTCCTCCATGGCCCTGGCCAGGGCTCTTAAGAGGGGGGGCCACGTGCCGCTGGTGGACATCGGCTGTCTTCCCCCCGCAAGGCAGGGGGCAAGGCGGAAGCTGAGCCCCCAGGAGCTCGCCGCCATGGTGTCCTTCGTCACCCTCCCGGACGTTTACCACAAGATAGGGGAGGTGGTAAGCCGCCCCTCCAGTTCGGTGGAGCAGATAGCCCGGGTGGTGAGCAAGGACCAGAGCCTTTCCGCCAAGCTTTTAAGGCTCGTCAACAGCTCCTTCTACGGCCTTGCCTCCCGGGTTGAGAGCGTTAGCCGGGCCATAACCATCGTGGGGGTCCGGGAGCTCATGACGTTGGCCATGGGCATATCGGTGGTATCCGCCTTCAAGGGGGTGGCCCCGGGCTACGTGTCCATGCGGTCCTTTTGGGACCACTCGGTGTGCTGCGGGGTGTTTGCCCGGGTGCTGGCCGCCAAGATGGGCCTCAAGGAGGAGGAGCGGTTCTTCCTGGCGGGGCTCATGCACGACATAGGGCGGATGATCCTATACGTTAAGGCCCCCTTTGCCATGGCGGAGGCGGTGGCCCTGTCGTCCAAGGGGATGCCGCTTTACGAGGCGGAGCGGGAGGTGCTGGGGTTCGACCACGCCCACCTGGGCTACTACGCCATGAAGGAGTGGAAGATCCCCTCAAGCATATACGAGCTTGTGAGGTTCCACCACAATCCCTCGGGGGCCAAGGTGCCGGAGGAGGTGCTGATACACGTGGCGGACGCCTTCGCGGTGGCGTCCAGGTTCGGCACCAGCGGAAGCCTCATGGTGCCCGAGATCTCCCCCTATCATTGGGACCTTTTGGGGTTTTCGGTCAACGTCATAGAACCGGTGTTCGTCCAGGCGGAGCGCCAGGTTCGGGAGATAAGCGGCATATTCTTCCCCTCAAGGGAGGAGGATTAGCCATGGGGTTGGTGAATAAGCTTGAGGCCCGGATAACCCAGCTGGAGGCCCAGCTTGAGGAGGCCTTGAAGGAGAAGATGGAGGCCGTAAGGGCCTTGCAGCTGGCCATGGAGTTCAACCGCCACATGCGCTCCCAGGACGGCTCCTGCGACGAGGACGTGGTAGAGGACGCCGCCTCCCAGATCCGATCGGTGCTGCCCTTTATCGCCTTCGCCTTTTACATCGTGGGGCACGACTTTCCGAGCTTCAACCTGGCGGGCTGCTACCCCTCTTCAAAGCTTCCCCTGGTGGAACGGGAGAAGGACGTGCTCATCGAGGACGGTTCCTTCGCCTGGGCCTTGGAGGTCAACAGGCGCACCGTGAGAACCTCGTCGGACGAGTCCTTCCAGGTGATGCTGCATCCCATCGCCACCAGCAGCCGGGTGATGGGAATGTTCGTGGGCATCATGCCCTATGAGGACGTGCCGGACGTGAAGCTGGTCTTCCTGTCGGTGATCCTCAACTCCCTGGCGGGGTCCCTGCAGAACCGGCAGCTTT includes these proteins:
- a CDS encoding HDOD domain-containing protein; translated protein: MPKVKVSELKDGMVLEEDLLAPNGRFILPKGAVIRDSYIKTLKAWGVVEASVAQEGSIPPVKREGSSSDAAFMERARELLSPFFHSKGAMAPHMEELFRCSSMALARALKRGGHVPLVDIGCLPPARQGARRKLSPQELAAMVSFVTLPDVYHKIGEVVSRPSSSVEQIARVVSKDQSLSAKLLRLVNSSFYGLASRVESVSRAITIVGVRELMTLAMGISVVSAFKGVAPGYVSMRSFWDHSVCCGVFARVLAAKMGLKEEERFFLAGLMHDIGRMILYVKAPFAMAEAVALSSKGMPLYEAEREVLGFDHAHLGYYAMKEWKIPSSIYELVRFHHNPSGAKVPEEVLIHVADAFAVASRFGTSGSLMVPEISPYHWDLLGFSVNVIEPVFVQAERQVREISGIFFPSREED